A single region of the Mycobacterium lentiflavum genome encodes:
- a CDS encoding protein kinase domain-containing protein: MGQVFRAHDTRTDRVVALKVLPAHLADDEEFQQRFRREARIAASLNDPHMVPIHSYGEIDGRLYVDMRLVEGRDLLAYIAENGGRLSPERAVAVVEQVAAALDTAHEVGLIHRDIKPSNILVSTRDFVYLIDFGLARTAADTALTHTGHTMGTMAYMAPERFRGITDHRADVYALACVLYECLTGHLPYPGDTFEEQLNAHLNTPPPRPSAASTDVSQALDAVVARGMAKDVDRRFQTAIELAQAARAALSSPSSTAAWSAPPAQPPASQPPAPRPESGASQQPKPANSRRLILGIVGGSVVVLAAVITLVVVLVTHHNSGSSTATTSTTMRIPVHTKEPRPGIGPGAPVPALPAFAPPPDLGANCQYPAAQEASVKPVNPPPSGKISTEPPVIRATITTNVGDIGIALDNAKAPCTVNSFVSLARQQFFDGTQCGKLIIQSDFGILQCGGPDTEGTGGPGYEFANEYPANQYSAGDPAYKQPVLYPRGALTTAPFDGPNPSGSQFNLTYKDSVSDPNCTVFGTIDQAGLATIDKIVKAGVLGNGDDGLPSSPVTITSVRIG; the protein is encoded by the coding sequence ATGGGACAGGTGTTCCGCGCTCACGACACCCGCACCGACCGGGTGGTTGCCCTCAAGGTGTTGCCCGCGCATCTGGCCGACGACGAGGAATTTCAGCAGCGGTTCCGGCGTGAGGCGCGCATCGCGGCGAGCTTGAACGATCCGCACATGGTGCCGATCCACAGCTACGGCGAGATCGACGGCCGCCTGTATGTCGACATGCGGCTGGTCGAGGGCCGCGACCTGTTGGCCTACATCGCCGAAAACGGTGGACGGCTGAGCCCCGAGCGCGCCGTCGCGGTCGTCGAACAGGTTGCCGCAGCACTGGATACGGCCCACGAGGTCGGCCTGATCCACCGCGACATCAAGCCGTCCAACATCCTGGTGTCCACCCGCGACTTCGTCTACTTGATCGACTTCGGGCTGGCGCGCACCGCCGCCGACACCGCGCTGACCCACACCGGGCACACCATGGGCACGATGGCCTACATGGCCCCCGAGCGCTTCCGGGGCATCACCGATCACCGCGCCGACGTCTACGCGCTGGCCTGCGTGCTCTACGAATGCCTGACCGGGCATCTGCCCTACCCCGGCGACACCTTCGAAGAACAGCTCAACGCGCACCTGAACACCCCGCCGCCGCGACCGTCGGCAGCCTCGACGGACGTATCGCAAGCGCTCGACGCGGTGGTCGCGCGCGGCATGGCAAAAGACGTCGACCGGCGCTTCCAGACGGCCATCGAGCTGGCGCAGGCGGCCCGGGCCGCCCTGAGCAGCCCGTCCTCGACCGCGGCCTGGAGCGCGCCGCCGGCGCAACCGCCTGCCTCCCAGCCGCCGGCACCCCGGCCCGAATCGGGAGCGTCACAGCAACCCAAACCGGCGAATTCCCGGCGATTGATCTTGGGCATCGTCGGCGGATCGGTCGTGGTGCTCGCCGCGGTGATAACGCTGGTGGTTGTCCTGGTGACCCACCACAACAGCGGATCCTCAACGGCGACAACCAGCACGACGATGCGGATCCCGGTGCACACCAAAGAGCCCAGACCCGGAATCGGGCCGGGGGCGCCCGTTCCGGCTTTGCCGGCGTTCGCCCCGCCGCCCGACCTCGGCGCCAACTGCCAGTACCCAGCGGCGCAGGAAGCGTCCGTCAAGCCCGTCAACCCACCGCCGTCGGGCAAGATATCCACCGAACCGCCGGTGATCCGGGCGACCATCACCACCAACGTCGGCGATATCGGCATCGCGCTGGACAACGCCAAAGCCCCCTGCACGGTGAACAGCTTCGTCAGCCTGGCAAGACAGCAATTCTTCGACGGCACCCAATGCGGCAAGCTGATAATCCAGTCCGATTTCGGCATCCTGCAGTGCGGCGGCCCCGACACCGAAGGCACCGGCGGCCCGGGCTATGAGTTCGCCAACGAATACCCCGCCAACCAGTACAGCGCAGGCGATCCCGCCTACAAGCAGCCCGTGCTGTACCCGCGCGGGGCGCTCACCACGGCGCCCTTCGACGGGCCCAATCCGAGCGGAAGCCAATTCAATCTGACCTACAAGGACAGCGTCAGCGACCCGAACTGCACGGTCTTCGGCACGATCGATCAGGCGGGCCTGGCGACGATCGACAAGATCGTGAAGGCCGGCGTTCTCGGCAACGGTGACGACGGGCTGCCGTCCAGCCCGGTCACCATCACCTCGGTGCGGATCGGCTGA
- a CDS encoding peptidylprolyl isomerase: MPTNEQRRANAKRKLERQLERRAKQARMRRILLIVGGVVAAIAVIAAVVVTVINTNNKHKHDTAAPTTSNSPATSGTTTPQTGQVPPVPPLPVFKPSDTVGANCQYPPSTDPAAKPVKPPRTGKVPTDPAQVSASMATSQGNIGLLLANNESPCTVNSFASLIGQKYFDNTKCHRLTTSDTLGVLQCGDPKGDGTGGPGYQFANEYPTDQYPPNDPKLREPVLYPRGTLAMANAGPGTNGSQFFMVYKDSQLPPQYTVFGTIQPDGLAVLDKIAKGGINGGGEDGAPNSEVTIKSILLD, translated from the coding sequence GTGCCGACCAACGAACAACGACGCGCGAACGCCAAGCGCAAACTCGAACGGCAGCTCGAACGCCGCGCGAAGCAAGCCCGCATGCGCCGCATCCTACTCATCGTCGGCGGTGTGGTCGCGGCCATCGCGGTGATCGCCGCGGTGGTGGTGACCGTGATCAACACGAACAACAAGCACAAGCACGACACGGCAGCGCCGACGACGAGCAACTCGCCGGCGACGTCCGGCACGACGACTCCGCAAACCGGTCAGGTTCCGCCGGTTCCGCCGCTACCGGTCTTCAAACCGTCGGACACCGTGGGCGCCAACTGCCAGTACCCACCGTCGACGGACCCGGCCGCCAAGCCGGTCAAGCCGCCGCGCACCGGCAAGGTGCCGACCGATCCCGCGCAGGTGAGCGCCAGCATGGCGACCAGCCAGGGCAACATCGGCCTGCTGCTGGCGAACAACGAATCACCTTGCACGGTCAACAGTTTCGCGAGCCTGATCGGGCAGAAGTACTTCGACAACACCAAGTGCCACCGGCTGACCACCTCGGACACGCTGGGCGTCCTGCAGTGTGGTGATCCCAAGGGTGACGGCACCGGCGGACCGGGTTACCAGTTCGCCAACGAGTATCCGACCGACCAGTACCCGCCGAACGACCCCAAGCTGCGCGAACCGGTGCTCTACCCGCGCGGCACCCTCGCGATGGCCAACGCCGGACCCGGCACCAACGGCAGCCAGTTCTTCATGGTCTACAAGGACTCGCAGCTGCCGCCCCAGTACACCGTCTTCGGCACGATTCAGCCCGACGGGCTGGCCGTTCTCGACAAGATCGCCAAGGGCGGCATCAACGGTGGCGGTGAAGACGGCGCACCGAACAGCGAAGTCACGATCAAGTCGATCCTGCTGGACTAA
- a CDS encoding protein kinase domain-containing protein: MGQVFRAYDTSTDRVVALKVLPAHLADDEEFQQRFRREARIAASLNDPHMVPIHSYGEIDGRLYVDMRLIEGRDLLAYIAENGGRLSPERAVAVVEQVAAALDTAHEVGLIHRDIKPSNILVSTRDFVYLIDFGLARTAADTALTHTGHTMGTMAYMAPERFRGITDHRADVYALACVLYECLTGHLPYPGDTFEEQLNAHLNTPPPRASFTVPGVPPALDEVVARGMAKDVDHRYQTAIEFADAAKAALASHGGTIPPSPPPPPSYPATAATPAPPPAQTTPTPTAHTPQQSQPQKSNRGLIVGIVAASLFTLAMVTLLVVALVTNGDSSSNNATSSAAPRPRSPKQGPTFGGPGAATTPATPNGNVAPPLPAFAPPPDLGANCQYVVVGSDSVDASPKPVNLPPSGRVSTTPAQIPATLSTNFGDIGITLANNESPCTVNSFVSLARQQFFDGTTCPRLSTGSDGATLVCGGPDKDGNGGPGYEFADEYPTNQYPPGDPALRATVVYPRGAVVMATNEPNTNGSQFVMFYQDTEAPPTFTVLGNIDAAGLAVLDKIAAAGVAGHRPTGLPTSPVTINSVRVG; this comes from the coding sequence ATGGGACAGGTATTTCGCGCCTATGACACCAGCACGGACCGCGTCGTCGCGCTCAAGGTGTTGCCCGCGCATCTGGCCGACGACGAGGAATTTCAGCAGCGGTTCCGGCGTGAGGCGCGCATCGCGGCGAGCTTGAACGATCCGCACATGGTGCCGATCCACAGCTACGGCGAGATCGACGGCCGCCTGTATGTCGACATGCGGCTGATCGAGGGCCGCGACCTGTTGGCCTACATCGCCGAAAACGGCGGACGGCTGAGCCCCGAGCGCGCCGTCGCGGTCGTCGAACAGGTTGCCGCAGCACTGGATACGGCCCACGAGGTCGGCCTGATCCACCGCGACATCAAGCCGTCCAACATCCTGGTGTCCACCCGCGACTTCGTCTACCTGATCGACTTCGGGCTGGCGCGCACCGCCGCCGACACCGCGCTGACCCACACCGGGCACACAATGGGCACGATGGCCTACATGGCCCCCGAGCGCTTCCGGGGCATCACCGATCACCGCGCCGACGTCTACGCGCTGGCCTGCGTGCTCTACGAATGCCTGACCGGGCATCTGCCCTACCCCGGCGACACCTTCGAAGAACAGCTCAACGCGCACCTGAACACCCCGCCGCCGCGCGCCTCGTTCACCGTGCCCGGCGTCCCGCCCGCCCTGGACGAGGTGGTCGCCCGCGGCATGGCAAAAGACGTCGACCACCGCTACCAGACGGCCATCGAGTTCGCCGACGCCGCCAAAGCCGCACTGGCAAGCCACGGCGGCACCATCCCGCCCAGCCCGCCACCACCGCCGTCCTACCCGGCAACGGCGGCCACCCCGGCGCCGCCGCCTGCGCAAACCACGCCCACCCCGACGGCCCACACCCCGCAGCAATCCCAGCCGCAGAAATCGAACCGGGGCCTGATCGTCGGCATCGTCGCGGCATCGCTCTTCACGCTGGCCATGGTCACGTTGCTGGTCGTCGCCCTGGTGACGAACGGAGATTCCTCGTCGAACAATGCGACATCCAGCGCCGCACCCCGCCCGAGGTCGCCCAAGCAAGGACCCACCTTCGGCGGACCGGGCGCGGCGACGACCCCGGCCACCCCGAACGGCAATGTCGCGCCGCCGTTGCCGGCCTTCGCCCCGCCACCCGACCTGGGTGCCAATTGCCAATACGTGGTCGTCGGCAGCGATTCCGTGGATGCATCCCCCAAGCCCGTCAACCTGCCTCCGTCCGGCAGGGTCTCGACCACGCCGGCGCAGATTCCCGCCACGCTTTCCACCAACTTCGGCGATATCGGCATCACGCTCGCCAACAATGAGTCACCGTGCACGGTGAACAGCTTCGTCAGCCTGGCCCGCCAACAATTCTTCGACGGCACCACCTGCCCGCGCCTGTCCACCGGCTCCGACGGCGCGACGCTGGTGTGCGGTGGCCCGGACAAGGACGGCAACGGCGGCCCCGGTTACGAATTCGCCGACGAATACCCCACCAATCAATATCCGCCCGGAGATCCCGCGCTCAGGGCGACGGTGGTGTACCCGCGCGGAGCCGTGGTCATGGCCACCAACGAGCCCAACACCAACGGCAGCCAGTTCGTGATGTTCTACCAGGACACCGAGGCTCCGCCGACGTTCACGGTGCTCGGCAACATCGACGCGGCCGGCCTGGCGGTCCTCGATAAGATCGCCGCGGCAGGAGTCGCCGGCCACCGGCCGACCGGCCTTCCCACGTCTCCGGTAACGATCAACTCGGTGCGGGTCGGCTAA
- a CDS encoding MBL fold metallo-hydrolase, translating to MLITGFPAGMLQCNCYVLAERPGTDAVIVDPGQRAMAPLRRILDQNRLTPAAVLLTHGHIDHMWSAQKVSDTYGCPTYIHPADRFMLKDPIFGMGPRLAQLMTGAFFREPKQVIELDRDGDKIDLGNLSVNVDHTPGHTRGSVVFRVAQAAKSDKDVVFTGDTLFERSVGRTDLFGGSGRDLLTSIIDKLLVLDDDTVVLPGHGGATTIGAERRFNPFLEGLAG from the coding sequence GTGTTGATAACCGGATTTCCCGCCGGCATGTTGCAGTGCAACTGCTACGTGCTGGCCGAGCGCCCCGGTACGGACGCCGTGATCGTGGATCCGGGGCAGCGAGCGATGGCGCCGCTGCGGCGCATTCTTGACCAGAATCGGCTCACCCCGGCCGCCGTGCTGCTCACCCACGGGCACATCGACCACATGTGGTCTGCTCAGAAGGTGTCCGATACCTACGGCTGCCCGACTTACATTCATCCCGCAGACCGCTTCATGCTCAAAGACCCGATCTTCGGCATGGGGCCGCGGCTGGCGCAGCTGATGACGGGTGCGTTCTTCCGCGAGCCCAAGCAGGTGATTGAACTGGACCGCGACGGCGACAAGATCGACCTGGGCAACCTCAGCGTCAACGTCGATCACACGCCCGGGCACACCCGCGGATCGGTGGTGTTCCGGGTCGCCCAAGCCGCCAAGTCCGACAAAGATGTGGTGTTCACCGGCGACACGCTGTTCGAGCGCTCGGTCGGCCGCACCGACCTGTTCGGCGGCAGTGGTCGCGATTTGCTGACCTCGATCATCGACAAGCTCCTGGTGCTCGACGACGACACCGTGGTGCTGCCCGGCCACGGCGGCGCGACCACGATCGGCGCCGAGCGGCGTTTCAATCCGTTCCTCGAAGGCCTGGCCGGATGA
- a CDS encoding NADH:flavin oxidoreductase yields MTDPVHPPHQSLFTPATIGNVDLANRVALSPMTRVSATADGLPTDRMASYYRAFALGGFGLLITEGLYIDDLTSQGYLFQPGIANSSHAAAWRRVVDGVHDCGAKYFAQLMHAGSQSQGNPHTTTTWGPSAIRPKGEQLPMYRGSGPFQIPQAMTTEHIDQVRSAFVNAARQARDAGFDGVEIHGANGYLLDEFLTDYLNTRTDRYGGSVANRVRLAAEVCHDVVSAVDGDIAVGIRISQAKVSDNRHRWAGTEDDAAIIFGTLADTGIDYVHTTEYRALAPAFAESDKSLAQLAKQHSGLSIIANGHLDDPRDAAAIIDSGAADVVALAKPALANRDWPHRVRSGQPLSPDVPRDVFGPVANIKDWEVAGADRKIG; encoded by the coding sequence GTGACCGACCCCGTACACCCGCCGCACCAGAGCCTGTTCACCCCGGCGACCATCGGCAACGTCGACCTCGCCAATCGCGTCGCCCTGTCGCCGATGACGCGAGTGAGCGCGACGGCCGACGGTCTGCCCACCGACCGGATGGCTTCTTACTACCGCGCATTCGCCCTGGGCGGCTTCGGTCTGTTGATCACCGAAGGGCTCTACATCGACGACCTGACGAGTCAGGGGTACCTCTTCCAACCCGGCATCGCGAACTCCAGTCACGCCGCGGCCTGGCGTCGGGTCGTCGACGGCGTCCATGACTGTGGGGCCAAGTATTTCGCCCAACTCATGCACGCCGGCAGCCAGTCGCAGGGCAACCCGCACACAACGACGACCTGGGGCCCGTCCGCAATACGCCCGAAAGGCGAGCAACTGCCCATGTACCGCGGTTCCGGCCCATTCCAAATTCCCCAGGCGATGACCACCGAGCACATCGACCAAGTCCGCTCCGCCTTCGTCAATGCCGCACGGCAGGCGCGCGACGCCGGGTTCGACGGAGTCGAGATCCACGGCGCAAACGGCTACCTGCTCGACGAATTTCTCACTGATTACCTGAATACGCGCACCGACCGGTACGGCGGCAGCGTCGCCAATCGGGTGCGGCTGGCGGCCGAGGTCTGCCATGACGTCGTGTCGGCCGTCGACGGCGACATCGCCGTCGGTATCCGGATCTCCCAGGCAAAGGTGTCCGACAATCGCCATCGGTGGGCCGGCACCGAGGACGACGCAGCCATCATCTTCGGCACTCTGGCCGACACCGGCATCGACTACGTCCATACCACCGAATATCGGGCGCTGGCACCAGCATTCGCCGAATCTGACAAATCGCTCGCACAACTCGCGAAGCAACACAGCGGGCTGTCGATAATCGCCAACGGCCATCTCGACGACCCCCGGGACGCCGCCGCGATCATCGATTCCGGCGCCGCTGATGTTGTCGCCCTGGCCAAACCGGCGCTGGCCAACCGGGACTGGCCCCACCGGGTGCGGTCCGGCCAACCGTTATCGCCCGACGTGCCCAGGGATGTATTCGGGCCCGTCGCCAATATCAAAGACTGGGAAGTCGCCGGCGCAGACCGGAAGATCGGTTGA
- a CDS encoding RelA/SpoT family protein, with amino-acid sequence MADEQSTAQAVVPPPTETPSASGPVVETPEPPAETLKTSSSASRRVRARLARRMTAQRSAFNPVLEPLVAVHREVYPKANFSMLNRAFEVADQRHASQLRRSGDPYITHPLAVANILAELGMDTTTLVAALLHDTVEDTGYTLEALSEEFGEEVGHLVDGVTKLDRVELGNAAEGETIRKMITAMARDPRVLVIKVADRLHNMRTMRFLPPEKQARKARETLEVIAPLAHRLGMASVKWELEDLSFAILHPKKYEEIVRLVAGRAPSRDTYLAKVRAEIVATLTASKIKATVEGRPKHYWSIYQKMIVKGRDFDDIHDLVGIRILCDEIRDCYAAVGVVHSLWQPMAGRFKDYIAQPRYGVYQSLHTTVVGPEGKPLEVQIRTRDMHRTAEYGIAAHWRYKEAKGRNGVLHPHAAAEIDDMAWMRQLLDWQREAADPGEFLESLRYDLAVQEIFVFTPKGDVVTLPTGSTPVDFAYAVHTEVGHRCIGARVNGRLVALERKLENGEVVEVFTSKAANAGPSRDWQQFVVSPRAKAKIRQWFAKERREEALEAGKEAMAREVRRGGLPLQRLVNGEAMAAVARELHYTDVSAMYTAIGEGHVSARHVVQRLLAELGGIDQAEEDLAERSTPTTMLRRPRSTDDVGVSVPGAPGVLTKLAKCCTPVPGDAIMGFVTRGGGVSVHRTDCTNAASLQQQAERIIEVLWAPSPSSVFLVAIQVEALDRHRLLSDVTRVLADEKVNILSASVTTSGDRVAISRFTFEMGDPKHLGHLLNVVRNVEGVYDVYRVTSAA; translated from the coding sequence GTGGCGGATGAGCAAAGCACGGCGCAAGCTGTCGTGCCGCCCCCCACCGAGACTCCCTCGGCGTCCGGGCCCGTCGTGGAGACGCCGGAACCACCGGCCGAAACCCTGAAGACGTCCAGCAGCGCGTCGCGTCGCGTCCGGGCCCGGCTGGCCCGGCGGATGACCGCCCAGCGCAGCGCGTTCAATCCCGTCCTCGAACCGCTGGTGGCGGTGCACCGGGAGGTCTATCCGAAGGCGAACTTCTCGATGCTCAACCGAGCCTTCGAGGTCGCCGACCAACGGCACGCCAGTCAACTGCGGCGCTCCGGCGATCCCTACATCACCCACCCGCTGGCCGTCGCCAACATTCTCGCCGAGTTGGGCATGGACACCACCACTTTGGTGGCCGCACTGCTGCACGACACCGTCGAGGACACCGGTTACACGCTGGAGGCGTTGAGCGAGGAATTCGGCGAAGAGGTAGGCCATCTCGTCGACGGCGTGACCAAGCTGGACCGCGTCGAGTTGGGCAACGCCGCCGAAGGCGAGACCATCCGCAAGATGATCACCGCGATGGCGCGTGACCCGCGGGTGCTGGTGATCAAGGTGGCCGACCGGCTGCACAACATGCGGACGATGCGCTTTCTGCCGCCGGAAAAGCAGGCGCGCAAAGCCCGCGAGACGTTGGAAGTCATTGCGCCCCTTGCGCATCGGCTGGGTATGGCCAGCGTCAAGTGGGAGCTCGAAGACCTGTCGTTCGCGATCCTGCACCCGAAGAAGTACGAGGAGATCGTTCGTCTGGTCGCCGGGCGCGCGCCGTCTCGGGACACCTACCTGGCCAAGGTCCGCGCCGAAATCGTCGCCACCCTCACCGCGTCGAAAATCAAAGCGACAGTTGAGGGCCGGCCCAAGCACTACTGGTCGATCTACCAGAAGATGATCGTCAAGGGCCGCGACTTCGACGACATCCACGACCTGGTCGGCATTCGCATCCTGTGCGACGAGATCCGGGACTGCTATGCCGCTGTGGGCGTGGTGCACTCGCTGTGGCAGCCGATGGCGGGGCGGTTCAAGGATTACATCGCCCAGCCCAGATACGGCGTCTACCAGTCACTGCACACCACGGTCGTCGGTCCGGAGGGCAAGCCGCTGGAGGTGCAGATCCGCACCCGCGACATGCACCGCACCGCCGAATACGGCATCGCCGCGCACTGGCGATACAAGGAAGCCAAGGGCCGCAACGGTGTTCTGCATCCGCACGCCGCCGCCGAGATCGACGACATGGCCTGGATGCGGCAGCTGCTCGACTGGCAACGTGAGGCCGCGGACCCGGGCGAGTTTCTGGAGTCGTTGCGTTACGACCTTGCGGTGCAAGAGATTTTCGTGTTCACCCCGAAGGGTGATGTCGTCACCCTGCCGACCGGGTCGACGCCGGTGGACTTCGCCTACGCGGTGCACACCGAGGTCGGCCACCGCTGCATCGGTGCCCGGGTCAACGGGCGGCTGGTGGCGCTGGAACGCAAGCTCGAAAACGGGGAAGTCGTCGAGGTTTTCACTTCCAAGGCCGCCAACGCCGGACCGTCGCGAGACTGGCAGCAGTTCGTGGTGTCGCCCCGGGCCAAGGCGAAGATCCGCCAATGGTTCGCCAAGGAGCGCCGTGAAGAGGCGCTGGAGGCCGGCAAGGAAGCGATGGCCCGCGAGGTCCGTCGCGGTGGACTTCCGTTGCAGCGCTTGGTCAATGGCGAGGCAATGGCGGCGGTGGCCCGCGAATTGCACTACACCGACGTGTCCGCGATGTACACCGCGATCGGTGAGGGGCATGTGTCGGCGCGCCACGTCGTGCAGCGGTTGCTCGCCGAGCTCGGCGGTATCGACCAGGCCGAAGAAGACCTCGCCGAAAGGTCCACGCCCACAACGATGTTGCGCCGCCCGCGCAGCACCGACGACGTCGGCGTCTCGGTCCCCGGTGCGCCCGGCGTGCTGACCAAGCTGGCCAAGTGCTGCACACCCGTGCCGGGCGACGCGATCATGGGCTTCGTCACCCGCGGCGGTGGTGTTAGCGTGCACCGCACCGACTGCACCAATGCCGCGTCGCTGCAGCAGCAGGCCGAACGCATCATCGAGGTGCTGTGGGCGCCGTCGCCGTCGTCGGTGTTCCTGGTGGCTATTCAGGTCGAGGCGCTCGACCGGCACCGGTTGCTGTCGGATGTCACGCGGGTGCTCGCCGACGAGAAGGTGAACATCCTGTCCGCGTCGGTCACCACCTCGGGTGACCGAGTTGCGATCAGCCGCTTCACTTTTGAGATGGGTGACCCCAAGCATCTCGGGCACTTGCTCAATGTCGTGCGCAATGTCGAAGGCGTATACGACGTCTACCGCGTCACGTCTGCCGCGTAA
- the hisS gene encoding histidine--tRNA ligase: MTESFTAFSGPKGVPDYVPPDSAQFVAVRSGLLGAARRAGYGDIELPIFEDTGLFARGVGESTDVVSKEMYTFADRGERSVTLRPEGTAGVVRAVIEHGLDRGALPVKLCYAGPFFRYERPQAGRYRQLQQVGVEAIGVDDPALDAEVIAIADGGFRSLGLTGFRLEITSLGDDSCRPQYRELLQEFLFGLDLDQETLRRARLNPLRVLDDKRPEVKAMTADAPVLLDHLSDAAKQHFDTVLAHLDALGVPYVINPRMVRGLDYYTKTTFEFVHDGLGAQSGIGGGGRYDGLMRRLGGQDLSGIGFGLGVDRTLLALRAEGRSVGETSHCEVFGVPLSEAAKLRLAVLGGELRAAGVRVDMAYGDRGLKGAMRAADRSGARYALVAGDRDLEAGTIGVKDLATGEQVSVSLDSVVAEVLSRLGR, encoded by the coding sequence ATGACGGAGTCGTTCACCGCCTTCTCCGGGCCCAAGGGCGTGCCCGACTATGTCCCGCCGGACTCGGCACAATTCGTCGCGGTGCGCTCTGGCCTGCTCGGAGCCGCCCGCCGGGCCGGCTATGGCGACATCGAGCTGCCCATCTTCGAGGACACCGGGCTGTTCGCCCGCGGCGTCGGTGAATCCACCGACGTGGTGTCCAAGGAGATGTATACCTTCGCCGACCGCGGTGAGCGCTCCGTGACGCTGCGGCCGGAGGGCACCGCCGGGGTGGTGCGCGCGGTGATCGAGCACGGCTTGGACCGCGGCGCGCTGCCCGTCAAACTCTGTTACGCCGGGCCGTTTTTCCGTTACGAGCGTCCTCAGGCCGGCCGGTATCGCCAGCTGCAGCAGGTGGGCGTGGAGGCGATCGGCGTCGACGACCCGGCGCTGGACGCCGAAGTGATCGCGATTGCCGACGGCGGGTTCCGGTCGCTGGGCCTGACTGGGTTCCGGCTGGAGATCACCTCGCTGGGCGACGACAGTTGCCGCCCACAGTACCGGGAACTGTTGCAGGAGTTCCTATTTGGGCTCGATCTCGACCAGGAAACGTTACGACGCGCACGACTGAACCCGCTGCGCGTGCTCGACGACAAACGGCCCGAGGTGAAGGCCATGACGGCCGACGCCCCGGTGCTGCTCGACCACCTGTCCGATGCGGCCAAGCAGCACTTCGACACGGTGCTGGCCCACCTGGATGCGCTGGGTGTGCCCTATGTCATCAACCCGCGGATGGTGCGGGGGCTGGACTACTACACCAAGACCACCTTCGAGTTCGTGCACGACGGGCTGGGCGCCCAGTCGGGCATCGGTGGCGGTGGCCGCTACGACGGGCTGATGCGCCGGCTCGGCGGACAGGACCTGTCCGGCATCGGATTTGGGCTCGGAGTGGACCGCACGCTGCTGGCGCTGCGGGCCGAGGGCCGCAGCGTGGGGGAGACCAGCCACTGCGAGGTCTTCGGTGTGCCGTTGAGCGAGGCGGCTAAGCTGCGGCTGGCGGTGCTGGGCGGTGAGCTGCGCGCCGCGGGTGTCCGGGTCGATATGGCCTACGGCGACCGCGGGCTCAAGGGTGCGATGCGCGCCGCCGACCGGTCCGGTGCCCGCTACGCGCTGGTGGCCGGCGATCGCGATCTGGAGGCCGGCACAATCGGCGTCAAGGATCTCGCGACCGGGGAACAGGTGTCGGTGTCGCTCGATTCGGTTGTCGCCGAGGTGCTCTCGCGTCTCGGGCGTTGA